Proteins co-encoded in one Papaver somniferum cultivar HN1 chromosome 5, ASM357369v1, whole genome shotgun sequence genomic window:
- the LOC113279656 gene encoding EG45-like domain containing protein has product MTSLHHSSILLLLVALISLFCPLTSSQSNGIATFNTPPYVPSSCDGFQDDGVMIAEASDTLWNGGGACGSFYQVTCISGTNAGTAQPCLSSSPVVVKIVDYCPPPQCRGTLDLSQEAFASIADPNEEYNRSVEQSLEKSGSTNKEVAAKEILELDL; this is encoded by the exons ATGACAAGTTTGCACCATTCATCTATTCTGCTACTCTTGGTAGCATTGATCAGCCTATTCTGTCCCTTGACATCTTCTCAAAGCAACGGCATTGCAACCTTTAATACTCCTCCTTACGTCC CTTCATCTTGTGATGGGTTTCAAGATGATGGTGTTATGATTGCGGAAGCAAGTGACACTCTTTGGAACGGCGGTGGTGCTTGTGGGTCGTTTTACCAAGTTACTTGCATTAGTGGCACTAACGCGGGCACTGCTCAGCCTTGCTTGAGTTCAAGTCCAGTGGTAGTGAAGATTGTCGATTATTGCCCTCCACCTCAATGTCGGGGTACCCTTGATTTGTCTCAAGAGGCTTTTGCTTCCATTGCTGATCCAAATGAGG AGTATAATCGATCAGTTGAGCAGAGCTTGGAGAAAAGTGGATCCACGAATAAAGAAGTAGCAGCGAAAGAGATTCTTGAATTGGATTTGTAG
- the LOC113282826 gene encoding polygalacturonase inhibitor 1-like → MKIQHSFPLYCSLFLLFLATATLILPSHAAALGKCNPSDYEALMNIKKYLNNPSHLATWVPDTDCCNWNGVACDSETNRINELSLSQGEISGQIPSSVGDLTYLESLTFQKLRNITGSIPPSITKLKHLIILDLTYLSLSGPIPDFLNQLRNLKFLDLSSNQFSGSIPPNLSELKYVKSIDLSNNKLTGLVPETFGRFPGPIIPQLFLSHNQLSGTIPKSLGAMDYGRIDLSRNNFDGDASVLFNPSHNVIDYMDLSWNQFEFDLSKVKFPKSLIALDLSHNKIFGAIPEEIKGLELSRLNVSYNSLCGIPFGGKMQSFDKTVYFHNKCLYR, encoded by the coding sequence ATGAAGATCCAACACTCTTTCCCTCTCTATTGCtcgctctttcttctctttttagCTACTGCTACTCTAATATTACCTTCTCATGCTGCTGCTTTAGGAAAATGCAATCCTAGTGACTATGAAGCTCTAATGAATATTAAGAAGTATCTAAACAACCCTTCTCATCTAGCTACATGGGTTCCGGATACAGACTGTTGCAACTGGAACGGAGTCGCATGTGATAGTGAGACCAACCGTATCAACGAACTCAGCTTGTCTCAAGGTGAAATCTCTGGCCAAATTCCATCCTCAGTAGGTGATCTTACTTATCTTGAATCTCTAACTTTTCAGAAACTTAGGAATATCACGGGTTCAATCCCACCATCTATCACAAAGTTAAAGCATCTCATTATACTAGATCTCACCTATTTGAGTCTCTCAGGTCCAATTCCCGACTTCCTTAACCAACTTAGGAACCTCAAGTTCCTCGACCTCTCTTCTAATCAATTCTCCGGCTCCATTCCACCCAATCTCTCTGAACTAAAATATGTTAAATCCATTGACTTGTCTAACAACAAACTCACGGGTTTAGTTCCTGAAACTTTTGGGAGATTTCCTGGACCTATTATACCTCAATTGTTCTTGTCTCACAATCAGCTCTCGGGAACAATTCCAAAATCTTTAGGTGCTATGGATTATGGAAGGATTGACTTGTCGAGGAACAACTTTGATGGGGATGCATCTGTACTCTTTAATCCAAGCCATAATGTGATAGACTATATGGACTTGTCGTGGAACCAATTCgagtttgatttatcaaaggtcaAGTTTCCAAAGAGTTTGATTGCGTTGGATTTATCACATAACAAAATCTTTGGTGCAATCCCTGAAGAAATCAAGGGTTTGGAGTTGTCTAGGTTGAACGTGAGTTACAATAGCTTGTGTGGAATACCGTTTGGAGGGAAAATGCAGAGTTTCGACAAGACTGTTTATTTTCATAATAAGTGCTTGTACCGATGA